In a single window of the Osmerus eperlanus chromosome 2, fOsmEpe2.1, whole genome shotgun sequence genome:
- the LOC134013580 gene encoding 4-aminobutyrate aminotransferase, mitochondrial-like → MGDPSKNLFLAEVLNVIRRENLLEEVTRSGKALLQGLYALQAQYPNLLSRARGQGTFCAIDICNDATRNSILLKARDKGVLLGGCGDCSIRFRPSLVFKEYHVHLLLNIFNDVLAEHN, encoded by the exons ATGGGAGACCCCTCTAAGAACTTGTTCCTGGCAGAGGTCCTGAATGTAATCCGTAGAGAGAATCTTCTGGAAGAGGTCACGCGCTCTGGGAAAGCCTTGCTGCAGGGGCTTTATGCACTACAG GCACAGTACCCTAACCTGTTGAGCCGCGCTCGAGGACAGGGGACATTCTGTGCCATTGACATTTGCAATGATGCAACACGTAACAGTATCCTCCTTAAGGCCAGGGACAAAG GGGTTCTCCTGGGGGGTTGTGGCGACTGCTCGATTCGGTTCCGTCCATCTCTGGTCTTTAAGGAGTACCACGTTCACCTTTTGCTCAACATCTTCAATGATGTTCTGGCAGAACACAACTAG